One Brassica napus cultivar Da-Ae chromosome C2, Da-Ae, whole genome shotgun sequence DNA window includes the following coding sequences:
- the LOC125581455 gene encoding cell division control protein 6 homolog, with product MKWKSHRRCAVSSPRTPITEVEKESNGKLFDCLDVKSKWNPRAVKEALHVSKAPSTVVCREDEQRRVLEFVKACTEQKKAGSLYICGCPGTGNSLPMEKVRQQAEDWAKQVINLVSLSYGLVNLYINIKD from the exons ATGAAATGGAAATCTCATCGACGATGTGCTGTTTCAAGCCCAAGGACGCCTATAACG GAGGTTGAGAAAGAATCTAATGGAAAGCTATTTGATTGTTTAGATGTTAAATCGAAGTGGAATCCTAGAG CTGTGAAGGAGGCATTGCACGTTTCCAAGGCACCATCAACTGTTGTTTGCCGTGAGGACGAGCAAAGACGTGTTTTAGAGTTTGTAAAAGCTTGCACAGAACAGAAGAAGGCTGGGAGTTTGTACATATGTGGCTGCCCTGGAACTGGGAATTCATTGCCGATGGAGAAAGTTAGACAACAGGCTGAAGACTGGGCAAAGCAGGTGATCAATCTTGTCTCTTTATCTTATGGACTTGTGAATCTATATATCAACATAAAAGACTGA